One Pyxicephalus adspersus chromosome 3, UCB_Pads_2.0, whole genome shotgun sequence genomic window carries:
- the LOC140327324 gene encoding uncharacterized protein — MEGSSKCDNSMDILQSYLEKDPCLLTDLQLSSSSDSPDITSEEEEHPSNDENNFAEISQKLLDELEMLEAEFKNQAVLLEKEDSGRVQVSKEDNTLEQLSQQSVPPINQISEEKLLSHLQKNQQINHNLEDQPLHHFPADQLLNHLLKDQPLGDNLEGKLPTDIIKDRPPSNILEGEPLNNVLEDKLLYDPLKDRLPQPGHGQVTSEPSTENKYEEDNQSEEKDLKETVRRLLEEKKQNTEEIEQLKCQIQRLKEEVTDEQMERKSLALKLQKSQRKFLKLNRVSLAVTQEYAEIMGQLELEQDLRVEAEIIAHQMLREKKAISRQSMILMQNLEPGEMLIKALEDIRILTTTLEETKAELRTQVKSLELQLAERHSQEEFIAIKEELNTANMEKHQLQDQLKLEQEKSMSLQEKVKTLEERLEEKAKAHESLEMVAEPIPPPPPPPPPPPPPPLSKAPTDPLALLKERRGPRPPEAKTMTVSPDVKEKAIQEMKKRIEQGGILRPTPKGGQKESAMNKRKSLISELQGVFLNTATKPLRRVSRRRISRKAKDSELSCLLKKRRQIVDCNQPTNKSAEIPKKTQEQTVDTKEQTQDKG, encoded by the exons GAAGAAGAGCACCCTAGCAATGATGAAAACAACTTTGCTGAAA TATCTCAGAAGCTGCTTGATGAGTTAGAAATGCTAGAAGCAGAGTTCAAAAATCAAGCTGTTCTTCTGGAAAAAGAGGACAGTGGCAGAGTTCAG GTAAGCAAAGAAGACAATACATTGGAGCAGCTCAGTCAACAATCTGTACCCCCAATAAACCAAATCTCAGAAGAAAAGCTACTAAGCCATCTCCAGAAAAACCAGCAGATAAATCATAACTTGGAAGACCAACCACTACATCACTTTCCAGCAGACCAGCTACTAAACCATCTCCTGAAGGACCAACCGCTGGGTGATAATCTGGAAGGAAAGCTACCAACCGATATTATAAAAGACAGACCACCAAGCAATATACTAGAAGGCGAGCCACTAAATAATGTACTGGAAGACAAGCTATTATATGATCCCTTGAAAGACAGGCTGCCCCAGCCAGGACATGGCCAGGTGACCTCTGAACCTAGcactgaaaataaatatgaagaagACAATCAATCTGAAG agaaagaTTTGAAAGAGACAGTCAGAAGACTGCTGGAAGAAAAGAAGCAGAACACAGAAGAAATTGAACAACTAAAATGTCAAATACAGAGATTAAAGGAGGAG GTTACAGATGAACAAATGGAAAGAAAATCTTTAGCACTAAAACTACAAAAGAGCCAGCGGAAATTCCTAAAACTGAACAGAG TCTCACTGGCAGTGACCCAAGAATATGCTGAAATTATGGGACAGCTGGAGCTTGAACAAGATTTAAGAGTCGAGGCCGAAATCATTGCACACCAG ATGCTCAGGGAGAAGAAGGCAATCTCTAGACAGAGCATGATACTGATGCAGAACTTAGAACCCGGCGAGATGCTGATAAAAGCTCTGGAGGACATTCGTATATTGACCACAACTCTAGAAGAAACCAAGGCAGAACTAAGAACACAG GTGAAAAGTCTGGAACTACAACTGGCAGAAAGACATTCACAAGAAGAATTTATTGCAATCAAAGAAGAACTGAACACAGCAAATATGGAGAAACATCAATTACAAGATCAACTGAAGTTGGAGCAAGAGAAGAGCATGAGCTTGCAAGAAAAAG tAAAGACATTAGAAGAGAGACTGGAGGAAAAGGCCAAAGCACACGAAAGTTTAGAAATGGTAGCAGAACCCattccaccgcctcctcctccaccaccaccaccaccaccaccaccactttcAAAAGCACCCACAGA CCCTCTGGCACTGCTGAAAGAACGGAGAGGACCTCGGCCACCAGAAGCAAAAACAATGACAG tttccCCTGATGTCAAAGAAAAAGCCATACAGGAAATGAAGAAGAGAATTGAGCAAGGTGGTATCCTACGGCCAACACCGAAAGGTGGCCAG AAAGAGTCTGCTATGAATAAACGGAAGAGTTTAATTAGTGAATTACAGGGGGTTTTTCTG AACACTGCAACGAAACCGCTACGGAGGGTGAGCCGGCGTAGAATTAGCCGCAAAGCAAAAGACAGTGAGCTAAGCTGTTTGTTGAAGAAACGGAGGCAAATTGTGGATTGTAATCAACCGACCAACAAGAGTGCCGAAATTCCGAAGAAAACACAGGAACAGACTGTGGATACAAAGGAACAAACCCAAGATAAAGGTTAG